The Microbacterium sp. SORGH_AS_0428 genome contains the following window.
TGAATCTCCTCGGCGACCGCTTCGACGGATCCGTGCTTCTCGACGCCGGCTCCACGGTCGGCGCACTCGCGCGGGAGCTGCCGTCGCACCTGGCGACGCGCGGCGGGCGAGCGGATGTGGTCACCCACTCCTTCGCCCACGCCCCTCTGCTCGCGGAACAGGACGGGATCGACCTCACCCTCGTGGGCGGTCGGGTGCGTCGCGTCACGGGCGCTGCCGTCGGGGCGACCACCGTCGCCGCCATCGACGGCCTGCGCCCCGACATCGCCTTCCTCGGCACCAACGGACTCTCCGCCGCGTTCGGTCTCAGCACCCCCGACCCTGAAGAGGCCGCGGTCAAGCGCGCAGCGGTCGCGGCCGCGCGGCGCGTCGTCGTCCTCTGTGACGCGCAGAAATTCGACCTCGAGCTGCTCGTCTCGTTCGCTCCGCTCTCGGCGCTCGACGTGCTCGTGACGGATGCGGCTCCGCCCGCCGCGCTGGCGGAGGCACTGGAGCGCGCCGACATCGAGGTGGTGCAGGCATGATCGTCACCGTCACCGCGAACCCGTCCCTCGACAGGGCGGTCTCGCTCGCCGCCCCGCTGGAGGTCGGCGAGGTGCAGAGCGCCCTCGGCGTCCGCGAGGACGCCGGCGGGAAGGGCGTGAACGTCTCCCGTGTCGTCGCCGCCGCGGGAACGGCGACACTGGCAGTTCTGCCGTTGGCAGACCAGGATCCGTACGCGGCGGCGCTCGCGCAGACCGGCATCCCCGTCAGAGCCGTGCCCGTCCACGGCCACGCCCGCGCGAATCTCACGCTCGCCGATCCGCGGGGAACGACGACGAAGATCAACCTGCCCGGGGCCGTGCTCGACTCGGAGGATGCGGACGCGCTCATCGACACGATCGTCGCGGCCACCGCGGGCGCGGACTGGCTGGTCCTCGCGGGATCCCTTCCGCCGGGCGCGGGCGACGACTTCTACGTGCGCGCGATCCTCGCCGTTCGCGCCGCGCACGGCGACGCCACGCCTCGCATCGCCCTCGACACCTCGGGTGCCGCACTCGCGGCGGCTGTGGCGGGAGCCCGCCCCGACCTCATCAAACCCAACGAGCATGAACTCGCCGAACTGACCGGCGCAGCCGCCGACACCCGCGACATCGACGGCATCATCGCGCTCGCGCAGGATCTCGTCGGACCTCGCGTCGGCGCCGCGCTGGTGACGCTCGGCGCCGCCGGTGCCCTGCTGGTCACCGAGGACGGCGTCTGGGTGGGAACGGCCCCGCGCATCACCGCGGTCAGCACGGTGGGGGCGGGCGACAGCTCCCTCGCCGGATACCTGCTGGCGGACGTTGCCGGTGCCGAACCCGCCGAGCGTCTGCGCACGGGGATGCGATACGGCGCAGCCGCCGCATCCCTGCCAGGAACCCAACCCCCGACCCCGGCGGATCTTGTGACCGCCGAGATTCCCGTGCAGCGGATCATCCGCTGACGAACCCGACCACTGGAGGTCATCGTGTCCGACACCATCACACCGGAGCTCGTCGTCCTCGACGAGGATCTCGGCGCCGACAAGGCAGCCGTCATCCGGGCCCTTGCCGCGCGCGTGGTCGCCGCGGGTCGGGCCACGGATGCCGAGGCGCTG
Protein-coding sequences here:
- a CDS encoding DeoR/GlpR family DNA-binding transcription regulator codes for the protein MYATERQAAIERILDAEGRLVVVDLAERFDVTTETVRRDLASLEQRGVLQRVHGGAVAHDRSSTRETSISERIHERSDAKGRIARAALNLLGDRFDGSVLLDAGSTVGALARELPSHLATRGGRADVVTHSFAHAPLLAEQDGIDLTLVGGRVRRVTGAAVGATTVAAIDGLRPDIAFLGTNGLSAAFGLSTPDPEEAAVKRAAVAAARRVVVLCDAQKFDLELLVSFAPLSALDVLVTDAAPPAALAEALERADIEVVQA
- a CDS encoding 1-phosphofructokinase, with product MIVTVTANPSLDRAVSLAAPLEVGEVQSALGVREDAGGKGVNVSRVVAAAGTATLAVLPLADQDPYAAALAQTGIPVRAVPVHGHARANLTLADPRGTTTKINLPGAVLDSEDADALIDTIVAATAGADWLVLAGSLPPGAGDDFYVRAILAVRAAHGDATPRIALDTSGAALAAAVAGARPDLIKPNEHELAELTGAAADTRDIDGIIALAQDLVGPRVGAALVTLGAAGALLVTEDGVWVGTAPRITAVSTVGAGDSSLAGYLLADVAGAEPAERLRTGMRYGAAAASLPGTQPPTPADLVTAEIPVQRIIR